The stretch of DNA TGATGAAGCAGGATGCGGCACCGCCTGCGGCAGACAGCGATACGGTCTCGACCGTTACCGATCGCCGGGCGCTGTTTGCGCTGCCGGGTCTTGTCCTGGCCGGCGGCGCGTTGCTCTGCGCGACGCTGACGCTCTTCATTCTGCTGGGTGTGACGCCGATCGACCCGACGACCCGCGTCGTCATCACTTCGGTCGTGGTGAATTCCTTCTTCGTGCTTGCACTGATAGCACTGATCGGACGCGAAGTTGCACGGTTGCTCAAAGCGCGCACCCGCGGCCGCGCCGCTGCCCGTTTGCACATCCGGATCGTCGTCCTGTTCTCGATCGTCGCCATCACGCCGGCGATCCTGGTGGCGATCTTTGCAAGTATCACGCTGAATGCGGGGCTCGACCGCTGGTTCGCGCTGCGCACGCAATCCATCGTCAGTTCGTCGCGCAATATCGGCCAGGCCTACATGATGGAGAACGCCAGCTATCTGCAGGGCCAGACCATCTCCATGGCGAACGACCTGGAACGCAACCGGGTGCTTTACAACCTCGACCGCACGGGCTTCGGGGAGTTGATGACGCGTCAGGCGCGGGGCCGCGGGCTGCTTGGCGCATTCCTAGTTGAAAGCGACGGCACTGTCATCGTTCAGGCGGACATCAAGACCGAGAAACCGTTACCAGCGATCCCGCAGGATGCCCTGCAGAAAGCCGCCGCTGGCCAGCCGACGCTCATTCCGCCGGGCGTAACCAACCTTGTCGGCGCCATCATCAAACTCGAGCAGATTCCAAGCGCGTTCCTCTACACCGTGCGCGCCGTTGATCCGAAGGTCATGGGCGCAATGCGCATGATGGAGGAAAACGCAACGGAATACCGCTCGATGGAGGCGGGTCGCGTCTCGCTGCAGATCGCGTTCGCGGTTCTCTATATCGGTTTTGCCCTGATCGTGCTGCTTGCGGCGATCTGGACGGCTATAGCCGTTGCCGACCGGATCGTCCGCCCGATCCGCCTGCTAATCACTGCGGCCGACAGCGTGGCGTCCGGCAACATGGATATCGTCGTGCCGGTTCATGCGGTCGATGGCGACGTTGCAAACCTATCCCGCACGTTCAACAAGATGATTTCGGAAATCCGCACGCAGCGTGACGAGATTCTGGAGGCGAAGGACGAGGTGGACGACCGCCGCCGCTTCATCGAGGCCGTGCTGTCGGGTGTCACTGCCGCGGTGATAGGCGTCGAGAACGACCGGCGGATCACCATCGTCAACAGTTCTGCTGAGACGCTGATGTCGCTGCCGGCGCGCGAGATGCTCGGGAAGCAGTTGAATGAAATTGCTCCCGAAGTCGATCAGGTGCTGACCGAAGCCGCATCGCGCTACCGCGGCGATTTCCGCAAGCAGATTGCCCTCGTGCGCGGCGGAACGGTGCGAACGCTGAGCGTGCAGGTCACGCGCGAGGAAGTTCGCGATACAAGCGATTCCTACGTGATCACCCTCGACGACATTACCGATCTCGTGATCGCGCAACGCTCGACGGCCTGGGGCGACGTGGCAAGGCGCATCGCCCATGAGATTAAAAACCCTCTGACGCCGATCCAGCTCTCCGCCGAGCGCATCCAGCGCCGTTACGGAAAGCAGATCAATCAGGAGGATCGCACAGTCTTCGATCAGTGTACCGATACGATCATCCGGCAGGTTGGCGATATCGGCCGCATGGTGGACGAGTTCTCGGCTTTTGCGCGCATGCCCAAGCCGACGAAGGAACAGACCGATCTGCGCAATATTCTCCGCGATGCCATCTTCCTGCGTGAGATGGGCAATACGCATGTGAGCTTCCTGCAGGAATTCGGCGACAAACCGCTGGAGGGCCAGTTCGACAGCCGCATGCTGGGCCAGGCATTCGGAAACCTGATCAAGAATGCGGTCGAATCCATCGAGGCTGTTCCGAGCGGCGAGCG from Rhizobium sp. 007 encodes:
- a CDS encoding PAS domain-containing sensor histidine kinase; translation: MKQDAAPPAADSDTVSTVTDRRALFALPGLVLAGGALLCATLTLFILLGVTPIDPTTRVVITSVVVNSFFVLALIALIGREVARLLKARTRGRAAARLHIRIVVLFSIVAITPAILVAIFASITLNAGLDRWFALRTQSIVSSSRNIGQAYMMENASYLQGQTISMANDLERNRVLYNLDRTGFGELMTRQARGRGLLGAFLVESDGTVIVQADIKTEKPLPAIPQDALQKAAAGQPTLIPPGVTNLVGAIIKLEQIPSAFLYTVRAVDPKVMGAMRMMEENATEYRSMEAGRVSLQIAFAVLYIGFALIVLLAAIWTAIAVADRIVRPIRLLITAADSVASGNMDIVVPVHAVDGDVANLSRTFNKMISEIRTQRDEILEAKDEVDDRRRFIEAVLSGVTAAVIGVENDRRITIVNSSAETLMSLPAREMLGKQLNEIAPEVDQVLTEAASRYRGDFRKQIALVRGGTVRTLSVQVTREEVRDTSDSYVITLDDITDLVIAQRSTAWGDVARRIAHEIKNPLTPIQLSAERIQRRYGKQINQEDRTVFDQCTDTIIRQVGDIGRMVDEFSAFARMPKPTKEQTDLRNILRDAIFLREMGNTHVSFLQEFGDKPLEGQFDSRMLGQAFGNLIKNAVESIEAVPSGERDQRKVLVRASLDESRDRFTVDVIDNGRGLPVENRHSILEPYMTMREKGTGLGLAIVKKIIEEHGGQLELHDAPADFDQGRGAMIRVHLPRLEPVPAAPASNDKESVYGL